In Aegilops tauschii subsp. strangulata cultivar AL8/78 chromosome 3, Aet v6.0, whole genome shotgun sequence, one genomic interval encodes:
- the LOC109778651 gene encoding uncharacterized protein, whose amino-acid sequence MGSCASVHKEDVELPKKQQLLAPSPPSKDGTPVGDVLVDLKRKIEGFGPGGRTPDSGSKDEMFFESQPWLDSDCEDDFYSINGDFTPSRGSTPVHQPRAQTVMSNVFLPDNAAQSPNSSEASPTGRRKLADLLQEATRNDTGESAAAATGESDGSKSGQQGPQPGAVAAGKSVSEPSSGCSTEPTPVREARSRKERAWYSGRCCLPTFVHSLALDDEGRQKTGPGPCAV is encoded by the exons ATGGGTTCCTGCGCGTCGGTCCACAAGGAGGACGTCGAGCTGCCCAAGAAGCAGCAGCTGCTCGCCCCCTCGCCGCCGTCCAAGGACGGCACCCCCGTCGGCGACGTCCTCGTCGACCTCAAGCGCAAGATCGAGGGGTTCGGCCCTGGCGGCAGGACCCCTGACTCCG GTAGCAAGGATGAGATGTTCTTCGAGTCTCAACCGTGGTTAGATTCCGACTGTGAGGACGACTTCTACAGCATAAATGGAG ATTTCACTCCGTCCCGCGGCAGCACTCCGGTCCATCAACCCAGGGCGCAGACCGTGATGAGCAACGTGTTTCTACCTGATAACGCCGCGCAGAGCCCCAACTCATCGGAGGCTTCTCCGACCGGACGGAGAAAATTAGCCGACCTCCTGCAGGAGGCGACGCGAAACGACACCGGAGAGAGCGCCGCAGCCGCCACCGGAGAGTCAGACGGCAGCAAGAGCGGACAGCAGGGTCCGCAGCCCGGCGCCGTGGCAGCTGGGAAGTCTGTGTCAGAGCCCAGCTCCGGCTGCAGCACGGAGCCGACGCCGGTGAGGGAGGCTAGGAGCCGGAAAGAGCGGGCCTGGTACTCCGGCCGCTGCTGCCTGCCGACCTTCGTCCACAGCCTGGCTCTAGACGACGAGGGGCGGCAGAAGACCGGCCCTGGCCCCTGCGCCGTCTGA
- the LOC109778652 gene encoding transcription and mRNA export factor ENY2 has product MRSSINRPPTPDQEEDEEEEQGKEASLGDIINLKLVESGEKERLMELLRERLVECGWRDDMKALCRAYARKKGRNNVTLDDLIHVITPKGRASVPDAVKAELLQRIRSFLMSSSLW; this is encoded by the exons AT GAGGTCGTCGATTAACCGGCCGCCGACGCCGGaccaggaggaggacgaggaggaggagcaaGGGAAGGAGGCTTCTCTCGGAGATATCATCAACCTCAAG TTGGTGGAGAGCGGCGAGAAGGAGAGGCTGATGGAGCTTCTCCGGGAGCGGCTCGTCGAGTGCGGCTGGAGGGATGACATGAAGGCTCTCTGCAG GGCTTATGCAAGGAAAAAGGGAAGAAATAATGTAACATTAGATGATCTTATTCATGTTATTACTCCAAAAGGAAGAG CCTCGGTGCCCGATGCGGTGAAGGCAGAGCTGCTGCAACGCATCCGATCCTTTCTCATGTCTTCCTCGCTTTGGTAG